One Helianthus annuus cultivar XRQ/B chromosome 7, HanXRQr2.0-SUNRISE, whole genome shotgun sequence genomic region harbors:
- the LOC110931201 gene encoding uncharacterized protein LOC110931201 translates to MDNNPKSRVVSTNVSLSAEYDLVKKVMEDLQADKEIKSKQLEMLYVVVEYKLGLNVEAEFDQIGIRRAKARRIERSSSDKVDDSIPDISLFNLIDTPVNVSYSKEENARLIKVERRRLNAKKYKKDKKDDEEDSDDVFQDIDDYHYSGDDNDDDDDDGQGGNGGALIVRPSGGHQVLDYLDDSRNEEREGVHP, encoded by the exons ATGGATAACAATCCAAAAAGTCGGGTTGTTTCAACTAATGTTTCTTTGAGTGCAGAGTACGATCTTGTAAAGAAAGTCATGGAAGATCTTCAGGCAGACAAGGAAATCAAGTCCAAGCAACTTGAAATGCTTTATGTTGTTGTTGAATATAAACTTGGCTTGAATGTTGAAGCTGAATTCGATCAGATTGGAATCCGAAGAGCTAAGGCTCGAAGGATTGAAC GATCTTCAAGTGATAAAGTTGATGATTCTATTCCTGACATCTCTCTATTCAACCTCATCGATACGCCAGTGAATGTATCGTATAGTAAAGAAGAAAATGCAAGGCTTATAAAGGTTGAACGTCGCCGTCTGAATGCAAAGAAATATAAGAAAGATAAAAAGGACGATGAAGAGGATTCTGATGATGTGTTTCAAGACATTGATGATTATCATTATAGTGGTGACGAcaatgacgatgatgatgatgatggtcaAGGTGGAAATGGTGGTGCATTGATTGTGAGACCTTCAGGTGGTCATCAAGTACTTGATTATCTTGATGATTCACGAAATGAAGAACGTGAGGGTGTTCATCCTTAG